The following coding sequences lie in one Spinacia oleracea cultivar Varoflay chromosome 1, BTI_SOV_V1, whole genome shotgun sequence genomic window:
- the LOC130462739 gene encoding uncharacterized protein: MGNGGSTSLTILQAGPKPLVHWDHMVWNRLNTPKHKFICWMAVQDRLQTAARLARIGVCSSPNCLLCDQQEEVHDHLFFACPYSKRCIEEIKSWVGFHTTHSGLQILISRIGNSHQTKFRRQVWYAALAATVYSVWRSRNGSLWDKCIPTVHSTVTRIKQIVRDRIRSVMPRKVSRKDSLWFLTL; the protein is encoded by the exons ATGGGGAATGGTGGGAGTACCAGCCTAACAATTCTGCAAGCTG GTCCAAAACCCTTGGTGCACTGGGATCATATGGTTTGGAATAGATTGAATACACCCAAGCACAAGTTCATTTGTTGGATGGCTGTTCAGGATAGGTTACAGACAGCTGCAAGATTAGCCAGAATTGGTGTTTGCTCCTCCCCAAACTGTCTGTTGTGTGATCAGCAAGAAGAGGTCCATGACCATCTGTTTTTTGCTTGCCCCTATAGCAAGAGGTGTATTGAGGAGATCAAGAGTTGGGTTGGCTTTCACACTACTCACAGTGGGCTTCAGATTCTCATTAGCAGAATTGGTAATAGTCATCAAACCAAATTTCGAAGGCAAGTCTGGTATGCTGCTTTAGCAGCAACTGTGTATTCTGTATGGAGGAGTAGGAATGGCAGTTTATGGGATAAGTGTATCCCAACTGTGCATAGCACTGTTACTAGAATCAAGCAGATTGTGAGAGATCGAATTAGGAGTGTAATGCCTAGAAAAGTAAGTCGAAAGGATAGCTTATGGTTTTTAACTCTTTAA
- the LOC110775435 gene encoding protein MIZU-KUSSEI 1, with protein sequence MPSIYSIPFKKLQNPSTLISLLKNTNPNYDKTSKKSTSKKPSSSKGGLLKMFKLFPLLTSGCKVVALLAKSHHLRRPMIPDHATIITLFGTRRGRITLAIQENPHSIPFFMIELPILSSSFYKEMACDILRVALESETKTHKKKVMEEFVWGIYCNGRKVGYSIRRSQLSDDEVHVMQMLHGVSMGAGVLPPSPNDHPRRQSRHDHCFNDEDDDDDDKEEKDDGDQFTYLRARFERVAGSKDSEALYMINPDHSEGPELSIFFVRGSFK encoded by the coding sequence atgcCATCTATTTATTCAATCCCATTTAAAAAACTCCAAAATCCATCTACCTTAATTTCCCTTCTAAAAAACACAAACCCTAATTATGACAAAACCTCAAAAAAATCAACCTCAAAGAAGCCCTCCTCTTCCAAAGGTGGCCTTCTTAAAATGTTCAAGCTCTTCCCACTCCTGACATCCGGGTGTAAGGTGGTGGCACTACTTGCAAAATCCCACCACCTTCGCCGCCCCATGATACCGGACCACGCAACCATCATCACCCTCTTTGGTACACGTCGAGGGCGTATAACCCTAGCTATCCAAGAAAACCCTCATAGTATCCCTTTCTTCATGATTGAGCTACCCATCCTTTCTTCCTCCTTCTACAAAGAAATGGCTTGTGACATTTTAAGGGTTGCCCTAGAAAGTGAGACTAAAACACATAAAAAGAAAGTAATGGAAGAGTTTGTATGGGGTATTTATTGTAATGGTAGGAAAGTAGGGTACTCCATAAGAAGGTCACAATTGTCTGATGATGAAGTTCATGTTATGCAAATGCTTCATGGTGTTTCAATGGGTGCCGGAGTTTTGCCACCGTCACCAAATGATCATCCTCGCCGCCAGTCGCGCCATGATCATTGTTTTaacgatgaagatgatgatgatgatgataaggAGGAGAAAGATGATGGTGATCAGTTTACGTATTTAAGGGCCAGATTTGAAAGGGTTGCAGGGTCTAAGGATTCGGAGGCGTTGTATATGATTAATCCTGATCATTCTGAAGGTCCTGAATTGAGTATTTTCTTTGTAAGAGGTTCATTTAAGTAG